GCTAAAGGAAAATATGATGCAATAGCCTACAACAACATCAATATTAGCTATTATGTTAGATAATTGAACAGTAGTGGGGTTTGTCATCATAACTCACCGAAGAATCCACATTACAAATAGATGACTTCATCAAGCCTGTGAAATAAGCCTCATCCCAGGGCTCCACATCGCCACTCACTTGACCACACTTTTCTTTCTTAAATTCCCGGATTTGCTTAAGCTCCTACAAAGTAGCAAACAAAAGAACAACACTCACAATAAAGTCTGTAGCTTGTAGAAATCTTAGCTCGACATATTTGGTATGTTTATCACAAAACTTCACTTTACCTTTTCAGCTTTGCTCCTTACAATATCACTCATCTCGACCAAGAATGACTTGACAACCTCTGGTGACGAGGCCATGTTAGGGGATATCACAAATTCAGCATAAGATTTATGCCCCATTATCTGTACATCAAAGTGATAGCTTACTCTCAACAGCAAGAAGGAAAACATATCCTTTGTGTCCAAATATGACAATTTTTCTAGGAATAAAAGATATTTGGTGATTGAAGGATAATACTTCGAAAGGTTCACTTTTGATATCCATAGGTTATCCTATCTTCTTCATCTCTAAATTCAAACAGAATTGCTATGTAGCTATCGAAAAAGTATGAGTTATGAGTTATATGGTTATATATAGGAAAATACTGAAGAGAAATGATTCATTTCAAAATGAAGTTTAATCACGCTCAACCTGTGCAAGTTCATGGCGAGCTGCAATGAGGGCATTGAGAACGTCCAGATTTGCATGTGGAGCAGAATTTCCTTGGACATATGCCATCCTCCTGACCTAGATGGgaatacaatatataaatagtcAAAACAATAGGTCAAGGTGTTACAAAAACTAAATTACACAAACACATGGAAAATATCAATATGCGAGGATCCAATCTTTTTGAGAAATCATAATAATTCACCTCCTTAAATTGCAACTGTGTTATCTGAGCATTGATAAGTAGCTGTATATTGAATCCATAGAAAAAAGAATGAGTATAGACCTACCTCCGGGTCTGATGCCAATTGAAGTACTGATGCTAGAGCATTTGACTCGGTTACTATCTGAAATCCCTTCTGTCTGGTTATTTCGCTTGACTTCATTGATTTCTTAGATCCAATGGCTGTTTCACGATAAATTGGCTTAGCCAAATGATGAAGTTGTTTCGGGACACGTGAGGCAGGAAATACATCCACATGACCTGGATCAGCAATAATATTATCATTGAACCTACACAACAGCATCATTTCTTGTTACAGATAAGAatattttcatcttgttctttCCCTCtattatttgaaacaaataaaGTAGAGGAGAACTCAAAATTACTCTTAGATAGATAATCAAATGATTTGCTTACTTACTGTCTAGAAAGATGACTAATTTGAACATTGAGCTGGTTAACCTTTTCCAGTTTATCTGTATACCAAAATGAGGCAAGTTCAGCTGTAGAAAATaggatattataaaatattgaaattttggaTCATCAAGGTATATGTTGTTACCAGAACTGAGATGAATTCCACCTCTTTCAAAGTCAAGACGAAGCATGTGGGCTGCCCTCTGAGCTTCTTTACTCAGAAGAGGACCATCTTTCTCGGCCTTCAACACCGCATTATATAAAGTGTGATTTGTATTGAGATACTGCAACCAGTTAATTGATATAAggatttttggaatttttcttTCGTAAAGGAAAACTTCATTACAACTACAGTAAATGCAAAATTTGTGTCAAGATAGAACACAATACTTATTTGATGATACAAAAGACCTAAAGAAAGGGGGTAGCTACGGATAGATACATTGAGCAAACCTTCACCCCACAATACAAATCATCAAGACATTCAACGATATTAATTCTTACTTCAGATTACGGTTCTAGTAGCAATCGATATCCTCTTTGAGACATAATCCGTTGGCTTTTGTTTCATCATTAAGATCCCTAATAAAACGAGCCCAGCTTTGGTTTCTTGTTATTATAGTTTATGTCATAATGAAGTCTTTTGTCTCTCCTTATCAAGTTTAGATTTTACAATATTGGTTTCTTTCTTATACTCAATACAAATATcaagatttatttattgatCAGTTATTAACCACCATGAAAAACATGTGCAAAAATTCAATGTATATACCTTCATGATTTACATCAATCATTTTCAGAACCTTAGTGAAACTCACCTGATCACTTACAGGTTTTCATCAGTATATCAACTAATAAATTCTTCATTTCAATATACTTTATCTTTTCTCACTATTTGCTTAAATTCTTCCATTATTTGATTCAAACATCATATTTACTTAAGTAAACAAACAAATGGGTTGGTCACCTCACATGTAGATATTCATGAATTCTCATTGCAGCTTTGTTGGCTTCTTCCACAAATTCCCTAATGAAAGAAATTCAAATCAGCAGGAAAACAATAAACGAAGAATATGAAACTATGGATAGATAGTATATGTATTTAACCTGTCAGGATGAGTACACCTGCACAGCTCTGCAGAATCAACAACTGAGCAaacctagaaaaaaaaaaatataaaactcccAAGGACAGATGAACAACtaaacataaaaagaaaaatctatGATAAAATTCTGATGCGTAATCATTGGGACCGAAAGCTCTAATAGGCATGTTAACATAAAAGTTTCATCCTTTAGTGAAGTATCAACAAACAACCAAGCTAAAGAAGAACCCATCAAAATGTAAAGATACCTTATCAGACATTTCATCCATTGCTCGGATAATTTCTGCTGATGCTGGAATTTCAGCAATGTAATTGATGAGTTCGTCCGACCTAATGCAGAAGATGTGAAAGGTGAGCGCATATCctaggattttattttatttttgctaaaGAAATCTTAGGAGTTCGTGTCCACAAACAATGAGAAGAAGGATTCACTTTCCACTGACCGTTCAATAGCTTCATCGACAAAACGTTGAAAGCCTTTGGGAGTCTTCAAGTGTTGGAAGCCGTAAAGACCAGTCTCTTCAGTTAATGGAAACGTAGATGTGTGGAAAAGTTTGAATCTTTCCGGCCGTCTAAGCTTATTGGTGATCATGCGAATGAGTAACGACATGGCGGCGGAGAAATTCCTCTATACTGCTGTCGTAGAGTTGAGAGCCTTCATTTGAACTTTAACGTAGAGTTAAAGTCTATGGCTTAGTTTCATTAAgcttagcaaaaaaaaaattatatatatatatagttgattaAAGAGTGCAAAggtgataaataaaaataaaaggctTAAAAGTACGAGTTTTAGATTTATCTCTCAATGAAAAACCTAAATCGAAGCAGACGACCTAAAAAACGACTAAAGCAAAGAAGACCACCGAGAAGAAGACCACCATGAAGACCACTATAAAGAAGACGACTACCGCAAACAAGACGACCGCGAAGAAGACGACCACCGAACTAAACTGTAATGTATGACATGTAATGTTTTTTAAGGTGGAGTGTAatgtttaaactttaatattgttttttaagacggaagtgtaatgtctgataaactGAGGtgaaatattgataatattagtCTGTTTAGGACGAAATGGTCCCAAACATGTCTCAATTGGTCCCGAACATGATCATGTTCAAGACTATTTTGTCTAGAACATGATCATGTTCTGGACCATTTTCtcaataacattatttttttgttaatacaGTTTCTTTCTTATTCTTTAGCTTCATGGATCCAAAAGTTCAAATACACAATGTTCAAATCCCCAGTATTGAAATGACTTTTCCTTCcgaaaagaagcttcacaaatTTTATAACGCATATGCTCAATCAAAGGGTTTTGGAATTTCTAAGATAGGAGCAAGGAATGGTCCAGATGGAAAACGAAAGTGGTTCTCCATCGCTTGTGCTAAAAGTGGTGCATATTTTAAAAGGGAAAAACCATTTTACAATGTAGACCTTCCACTAAGACGAACTGTAAGGCTAAGATAAATGTTGCAGTTCGAAATGAAGGTGTTGTAGAGATAACTAGTGTTTTCCATGATCATAACCATATCTTGAGTTCTGAAAAGTCGAGACATCTTAGATATCACAAGGTTTTAGATCCAAGTGCGAAGAGAAGATTGGATTTAAACGACGAAGCTGGAATTACTTTGTCAAAAGCATatcaatcacttgtagttgaagctgATGGATATGATAATATGACTTTTATTGAGAGAAGCTGTAGAAACTATATTTCAAAAGCTAGGCAGTTGCGGTTAGGAAATGGTGATGCCGAAGCGCTATGTTAGTATTTCTACCGAATGCAaagaaatgtttaattttttatgtatatgATGTGGACGAGGAAAAACGGATAAAGAATGTATTTTGGGCTGATGGAAGATGCAAAACTGCATACGAGTACTTCTCGAATGTCATCACATTTGacacaacatatttgacaaaccTCTATGATATGTCATTGCTCCTTTTGTCGGTATTAATCATCATGGAAAATAAATTTTGCTAGGATGTGGCTTATTGTCCAGTGAGAATTCAGAGTCATTTATCTGGTTTTTCAAAGCATGGTTGACATGTATGAACGGACGTGCTCCAAAGGCAATAATCATTGATCAATGTCGATCAATGGCCATAACAATTGAAAAGGTCTTTCCAAACACTCATCATCGCTTTTGTCTTTGACATATAATGAAGAAATTCCCCACCAAATTGTCTACACATGCtcattataaaagtataaaaaagatATTCAATAACATTGTCTATAACTCAATCACAATCTAGCAGTGTGAAAATAATTGGCTGAAAATGATAGATGAGTTTCAGTTGCAAGACAATTCTTGGTTGAACTCCTTGCACGTAGTACATGCCAAATGGAttcttgtatattttaaatgtcACTTCTAGGCAAGCATGTTTACATCTCAAAGAAGTGAATCTATAAATGcttttttattactttattcATTCTAAAACATCCCTAAAACAATATGTAGAGAAATATGACAGGGCCGTTAAGAGAAACATAGAGAAGGAAAAAAATGGATTTCCATTCTTATAATTCGACTATTCCAATTGTGAGTGGGCATTCATTGGAAAAACAATTTCAGAGTGTATATACAAACGACATTTTTAAGTTGTTCTAGAATGAGGTGAAAGAGTATATGTTCTGCGACACATCCATACTTGAAGACAATGGAACAACAAATACATTTGAGTGGTGGAAACCATACAAGGTCATGATGGAGAACATTGGAGAGATATTTCTGTAAAGGTAAACTTCACCCCGACGGAGATATATTTTGTAAACTGTCAATGTCAACTATTTAAGTTCATAGGACTTCTGTGTAGCCATATTTGACGGTTTTGgagaagaatgaagatgaaTATGGTGATAACTAATTATATCTTGGACCGCTGGCGCAAAGATTTGAAaagaattatcaaaatattaataacatttatgaTTCTA
This is a stretch of genomic DNA from Impatiens glandulifera chromosome 4, dImpGla2.1, whole genome shotgun sequence. It encodes these proteins:
- the LOC124935670 gene encoding mitochondrial intermediate peptidase, mitochondrial; this encodes MSLLIRMITNKLRRPERFKLFHTSTFPLTEETGLYGFQHLKTPKGFQRFVDEAIERSDELINYIAEIPASAEIIRAMDEMSDKVCSVVDSAELCRCTHPDREFVEEANKAAMRIHEYLHYLNTNHTLYNAVLKAEKDGPLLSKEAQRAAHMLRLDFERGGIHLSSDKLEKVNQLNVQISHLSRQFNDNIIADPGHVDVFPASRVPKQLHHLAKPIYRETAIGSKKSMKSSEITRQKGFQIVTESNALASVLQLASDPEVRRMAYVQGNSAPHANLDVLNALIAARHELAQIMGHKSYAEFVISPNMASSPEVVKSFLVEMSDIVRSKAEKELKQIREFKKEKCGQVSGDVEPWDEAYFTGLMKSSICNVDSSAIASYFPLAQCIEGLKMLAESLFGVTFRNIPLAPGESWHWEVIKMSLYHPEEGDLGFLYLDLNSRKGKYPGCAHFTIRGGRRVSETEYQVPVVALICNFSASVNSSSAKLNHWEVETLFHEFGHALHSLLSRTDYQHFSGTRVVFDLAETPSNLFEYFAWDYRVLKRFAKHYSSGEVIPQKLVESMQSAKKMFAATELQRQIFYALIDQTLFGEQSSSPMDTMAVVADLKRQHTSWKHVDGTHWHTRFTHLLNYGAGYYSYLYAKCFASTIWEKNCEEDPLSSATGSAIRRKFLQHGGAKDPASLLIDLAGNDIVRNRNGVIIPNVTSLCKELHLLQN